A genomic region of Jaculus jaculus isolate mJacJac1 chromosome 10, mJacJac1.mat.Y.cur, whole genome shotgun sequence contains the following coding sequences:
- the LOC101604849 gene encoding signal recognition particle 14 kDa protein-like, with protein sequence MVLLENEQFLTELTRLFQKCQMMGSMFIILKGYNGHTKPTPRKGSVEGFEPAENNCLLRATDGGKISTVVSSREMNKFQVAYSNFLRANMDGLKKRDKKNKKKKTKLAQ encoded by the coding sequence ATGGTGCTGCTAGAGAACGAACAGTTCCTGACAGAGCTGACCAGATTGTTCCAGAAGTGCCAGATGATGGGCAGTATGTTTATCATTCTGAAGGGGTACAATGGCCACACCAAACCCACCCCAAGGAAGGGCTCTGTGGAGGGCTTTGAGCCTGCAGAGAACAACTGTCTGCTGAGGGCTACTGATGGGGGAAAGATCAGCACTGTGGTGAGCTCCAGAGAAATGAATAAGTTTCAGGTGGCATACTCCAATTTTCTAAGAGCCAATATGGATGGGCTGAAGAAGAGGgacaaaaagaacaagaagaagaagaccaAACTAGCACAGTGA